One genomic window of Fusarium fujikuroi IMI 58289 draft genome, chromosome FFUJ_chr01 includes the following:
- a CDS encoding related to oxidoreductase, translating into MSPHSASTTTNDLVNEYADVIKGKTILTTGVTPNSLGATFILETTSKSPSLLILAGRNASKLQEMSEAITKANPSVKTRSLVVDLGSLASVRKAAEEVNSWNDVPSIDVVVNNAGVMAIPYTKSVDGYEMQFAICHLGHFLLTNLIMDKILASESPRVVNISSNGHSLGPIRFADPHFSDGELYDQWSAYGQSKTANMLFSVSLAQKLGSRGLQSYSVHPGLILSTGLGTHLDFASMDADLGTFIKSHRARGNSEGWTAIPPVPVEVGAATHAFAAFDPNIKASNGAYLLEARVADPFVDTVKAWARDAVEAEKLWRLSEELVGQKFGY; encoded by the exons ATGTCTCCTCACTCTGcttcaaccaccaccaacgatCTCGTCAACGAATATGCCGACGTAATCAAGGGCAAAACAATCCTCACAACTGGCGTCACGCCCAATAGTCTCGGCGCAACCTTCATCCTAGAAACCACCTCCAAATCCCcatctcttctcatcctcgcaGGCCGCAACGCCTCCAAACTCCAAGAAATGTCTGAAGCCATCACTAAAGCCAACCCTTCCGTCAAAACCCGCTCTCTTGTAGTAGATCTCGGCTCTTTAGCTTCGGTGcgaaaggctgctgaggaggtcAACAGTTGGAATGATGTGCCTAGCATTGATGTCGTTGTTAACAATGCTGGAGTCATGGCTATTCCGTATACCAAGAGTGTGGACGGCTATGAGATGCAGTTTGCTATTTGTCATCTTGGACATTTTCTTTTGACGAACTTGATCATGGATAAGATTCTTGCTTCGGAGTCACCTCGTGTTGTCAACATCTCGAGCAATGGCCACAGTCTTGGTCCTATTCGCTTCGCTGATCCTCACTTCAGT GACGGCGAGCTTTACGACCAATGGAGTGCCTACGGTCAATCCAAGACTGCAAACATGCTATTCTCTGTATCTCTGGCCCAAAAACTTGGAAGCCGTGGTCTTCAATCTTACAGTGTTCACCCCGGCCTCATCCTGTCAACTGGTCTTGGCACACATCTGGACTTTGCCAGCATGGACGCTGATCTCGGCACTTTCA TCAAATCTCATCGCGCACGTGGTAACTCTGAAGGGTGGACAGCCATCCCCCCTGTTCCCGTAGAAGTCGGCGCTGCGACCCATGCATTTGCTGCTTTTGACCCCAACATCAAAG CAAGCAACGGCGCTTATCTCTTGGAGGCGAGGGTTGCTGATCCTTTTGTTGATACTGTCAAGGCTTGGGCGcgagatgctgttgaggctgagaagttgTGGAGGCTGAGTGAGGAGCTTGTTGGGCAGAAGTTTGGATATTAA
- a CDS encoding related to putative multidrug transporter Mfs1.1 (major facilitator family protein) → MPSAEMKDTASPYKVEASNQTLSSPPSVNSSDQTKTAQEDEEAQVPVTPKTKPAFNRDYRFWMIMVTLVLATLLASLEATVVITSLPTIVESLNLGSSYIWVTNVFFLTTACVQPLFGQLCNLWGRKKVMMLIFATYTLGSGIAGGANGGAMLIAGRAIQGIGSGGVTMVNDVIISDLVPLRYRGNYVAILLLVATIGFAVGPFLGGVIVENTTWRWVFYLNLPIGGVAIIVTYFFLNLQYDRTQSTMDKLRRIDYIGNAILIASSVSILIALTWAGPVYPWSDARILTPLIIGLIGLVGFVTYEASGIPSEPVMPIRLFPGRTSYIIYINTFLNMLLIQWCYFFLPLYFQAVKLSTPSRSGVQMLPVALIAIPGAALSAVVLSKWGKYKMLHVSGFFLMTLGVGLLGLLHEDSPPAAWILLQFIPAIGSDFLLNTLLPAFQAATDEEDQAAATGNWTFMRSFGSVWGVAIAGSIFNTYTKQYSHMIDNELAREMLSSGDSYQSATRAFVLQFDEVVQTQIRHVFMLSLSKVYVISVAFGGLAWVLSLFEKDVPLRKELDTQYGLDEKAPVEQKNEEAS, encoded by the exons ATGCCTTCTGCAGAAATGAAAGATACTGCCTCGCCTTACAAGGTCGAGGCATCTAACCAGACACTCTCATCGCCACCCTCCGTCAACTCATCAGACCAGACGAAAAcagcccaagaagatgaagaagctcaagtaCCAGTGACTCCAAAAACAAAGCCGGCTTTCAATAGAGATTATCGCTTCTGGATGATCATGGTTACTTTAGTCCTGGCAACACTCCTTGCATCCCTCGAAGCCACAGTCGTCATAACTTCTCTTCCAACCATCGTCGAGAGTCTCAATCTTGGGAGTAGTTACATCTGGGTTACTaatgtcttcttcctcaccac AGCTTGTGTCCAGCCCCTGTTTGGCCAACTCTGCAATCTCTGGGGCCGCAAGAAAGTCATGATGCTCATCTTTGCTACATATACACTTGGAAGTGGTATCGCAGGTGGTGCTAACGGCGGCGCAATGCTCATCGCTGGACGTGCTATTCAAGGTATCGGTAGTGGTGGAGTTACAATGGTCAATGATGTGATCATCTCTGATCTAGTACCGCTTCGATACAGAGGAAACTACGTCGCTATCCTTCTATTAGTAGCGACTATTGGCTTCGCTGTTGGGCCTTTTCTTGGTGGTGTTATTGTCGAGAACACGACTTGGAGATGG GTGTTCTACCTCAATCTTCCCATCGGAGGTGTTGCTATTATCGTTACATACTTCTTTCTCAACCTCCAATACGATCGAACTCAATCAACCATGGATAAACTTCGTCGTATCGACTACATTGGCAACGCTATCCTCATCGCATCAAGTGTCTCGATTCTCATTGCCCTCACCTGGGCAGGTCCAGTTTATCCGTGGTCCGATGCTCGGATCCTAACTCCTCTGATAATCGGTCTCATCGGCCTTGTCGGTTTCGTTACATATGAAGCTTCCGGAATTCCCTCGGAACCTGTCATGCCCATTCGCCTATTCCCAGGGCGCACATCATACATCATCTACATCAACACGTTTCTCAACATGTTGCTAATCCAATGGTGttacttcttcttgccgttgTACTTCCAAGCTGTCAAGTTATCAACACCTTCACGGTCAGGAGTGCAAATGCTCCCCGTTgctctcatcgccatcccaGGCGCAGCCCTCTCTGCGGTCGTCCTCTCAAAATGGGGCAAGTATAAAATGCTTCACGTGTCAggcttcttcctcatgaCTCTCGGGGTCGGCCTCCTCGGTCTTCTTCATGAGGATAGCCCCCCTGCAGCTTGGATCTTGCTGCAGTTCATTCCAGCTATTGGCTCCGACTTTCTTCTGAATACCCTATTGCCTGCTTTCCAGGCAGCtactgatgaggaagaccaaGCTGCTGCGACAGGGAATTGGACTTTTATGCGTTCCTTCGGCTCGGTTTGGGGTGTAGCCATCGCTGGATCTATTTTCAACACGTATACGAAGCAGTATTCGCATATGATTGATAATGAACTGGCGCGAGAAATGCTCAGCTCTGGAGATTCTTATCAGAGTGCGACACGAGCTTTCGTTCTGCAATTTGACGAGGTCGTTCAGACTCAAATTCGACATGTATTTATGTTGTCGTTGAGCAAGGTCTATGTCATTTCTGTAGCGTTCGGCGGGCTTGCTTGGGTACTCTCTCTGTTTGAGAAAGATGTTCCTCTGCGAAAAGAATTGGATACACAGTACGGTTTAGATGAGAAGGCACCTGTTGAGcagaagaatgaagaggcaTCGTAA
- a CDS encoding related to 3-oxoadipate enol-lactonase I: protein MSPPGNLYVTMQPKPGLSLDQFHEWYNNEHGPTRLRLPQIFSNGLRYKATDGQEPTYLAAYDVTSMPHLETETYLTLRANRSPREAETIGQVDVKRYFWDLVHSNESDKFVPFEKLTDEEAEGLQTTAVTIELKDVEGAADEYQKWLVEEHIPMLAKVPGWLRSRAFKTSYLEGQGKTTFLALHDYAKENGQGGSEHKASMDTPWRTKVFDNFVASKGRRTYSLFYVFGPAPRELEALSKLPSTAAFTSPDSKQSTTPGPNAAINSFITTSDSLVIPYRLEGNPDPKAPTIAFTNSLLTSLHMWDPLVEILKRERPEFRILRYDTRGRHAVPQPPVAATVDRLTDDIREVLDALRITKLHTLIGVSFGGVTTLNFAIKYPERLQQFIACDFNPTSSAANTQAWKDRTALAEEDNGKGIEKLAGQTVQRWFHPSTNAETVKWMTEMVAANDVEGFKYSNTALWDYDLKPKMGGCKVRGLFVVGEEDAKGALVKAMDASKGLLGDNGAELKIVPQTGHLPMAENPQAFWEAVKEFL from the coding sequence ATGTCTCCTCCCGGTAACCTCTACGTCACGATGCAGCCCAAGCCTGGGCTGTCTCTAGACCAATTCCACGAGTGGTATAACAACGAGCACGGCCCGACCCgacttcgtcttcctcagaTCTTCTCCAACGGTCTTCGATATAAAGCCACGGATGGTCAAGAACCTACCTACCTCGCTGCTTACGACGTCACGTCCATGCCACACCTTGAGACCGAGACATACCTCACACTGCGTGCGAACCGATCTCCTCGAGAAGCCGAGACCATTGGCCAAGTTGACGTGAAGCGATATTTCTGGGACCTGGTTCATTCCAACGAGTCTGACAAGTTCGTGCCCTTTGAGAAGTTGACCGACGAAGAGGCCGAGGGTCTGCAGACTACTGCGGTCACAATTGAGCTCAAGGACGTTGAGGGTGCTGCAGACGAATATCAGAAGTGGCTGGTCGAGGAGCATATACCCATGTTGGCCAAGGTTCCTGGTTGGTTGCGCTCGCGCGCCTTCAAGACTTCGTATCTTGAGGGGCAGGGCAAGACAACTTTCCTTGCGCTGCATGACTATGCTAAGGAGAATGGCCAGGGTGGATCGGAGCACAAGGCCTCGATGGACACTCCATGGCGCACCAAAGTCTTTGACAACTTTGTTGCTTCAAAGGGTCGAAGGACATATTCTCTCTTCTATGTGTTTGGACCTGCTCCTCGAGAGCTGGAAGCGCTGTCAAAGTTGCCCTCGACAGCTGCTTTCACCTCACCCGACTCAAAGCAATCTACAACACCTGGACCCAATGCTGCTATCAACTCTTTCATCACAACTTCAGATTCTCTGGTCATTCCCTACCGACTGGAGGGTAACCCAGACCCCAAGGCTCCTACAATTGCTTTCACCAATTCACTGTTGACTTCGCTGCACATGTGGGATCCCCTCGTTGAGATCCTCAAGCGAGAGCGCCCTGAGTTCCGAATTCTCCGATATGATACCCGTGGCCGACATGCCGTGCCTCAGCCTCCCGTAGCTGCTACCGTGGATCGTTTGACTGACGACATTCGAGAAGTGCTTGATGCCCTTCGCATCACCAAGCTTCATACTCTTATTGGTGTTTCATTCGGCGGTGTTACTACCCTGAACTTCGCTATCAAGTACCCCGAGCGTCTTCAGCAGTTCATTGCTTGCGACTTCAACCCTACATCAAGCGCTGCCAACACACAAGCGTGGAAGGACCGCACAGCTCTGGCCGAGGAGGACAACGGCAAGggtatcgagaagctcgCTGGACAAACCGTCCAGCGATGGTTCCATCCCTCTACCAACGCTGAAACTGTCAAGTGGATGACAGAAATGGTCGCCGCTAATGACGTTGAGGGCTTCAAGTACAGCAATACAGCACTCTGGGATTACGACCTCAAGCCTAAGATGGGTGGCTGCAAAGTCCGCGGCTTGTTTGTCGttggagaggaagatgccaAGGGTGCTCTTGTTAAGGCTATGGATGCAAGCAAGGGGCTACTTGGTGATAATGGCGCGGAGTTGAAGATTGTTCCTCAAACGGGCCATCTTCCTATGGCTGAGAATCCCCAGGCTTTCTGGGAGGCTGTAAAAGAATTCTTGTGA